In the Caenorhabditis elegans chromosome X genome, one interval contains:
- the twk-26 gene encoding Potassium channel domain-containing protein (Confirmed by transcript evidence) has protein sequence MDVAIKESEIQARSRIIKNHLTERNNCIVLKIDTHMSKVEDMSPFGFHFEFDEKKYKERKKQIRKQKITRFFAWLAYYHHKFGIRHVTLIALLVGYVFLGGFMFEKLESPRELEDLKETIVLMQGIIDEETTDIINVTLSTNGTDRVNKLAKLIKRYYKTMLEAEGRFHGSVWHKAENLDMHLMWYFSSATFYSMTLFSTIGYGTISCQTVWGRTLSMIYASIGLPIMLVVLGDIGEWFQKILTNGYIFLLLKYKKLRKQPVNRKKNEILLPMWLALFLVLAYILICTLTIKMFDHNEGNKPGIGFFDAFYFTFISLTTIGLGDVMPYNIQYSPFLAAAFLLGLALISIVNTSIYAQLYQMFFNMINSVEDQLDRIHSSNHKGPGYKVFHDMEPVFRMLVCTFPPSHPQTRIKFAAVVRDSFRRDKEKKRESNTSDQIKLRTRTESDIPAHDGFHLWMTKRAKKRQMEQENEDLHAARRRAPTLGAFGGFDMNLFKRGRSNTSPFEKNDSEETEESDVE, from the exons ATGGATGTTGCCATCA AAGAGTCCGAAATTCAGGCCAGGAGTCGAATCATCAAAAACCATCTAaca GAGCGAAATAATTGCATAGTTCTCAAAATCGACACACACATGAGCAAAGTTGAAGACATGTCACCGTTCGGTTTTCATTTCgaatttgatgagaaaaaatacaagGAACGGAAAAAACAGATACGAAAACAAA AAATAACACGGTTTTTCGCATGGCTTGCATATTATCATCATAAATTCGGCATAAGGCATGTCACATTGATTGCTTTACTTGTCGGATATGTTTTTCTCGGCGGCTTTATGTTCGAAAAGTTGGAATCTCCAAGAGAACTGGAG GATTTAAAAGAAACTATTGTTTTAATGCAAGGTATAATTGATGAAGAAACTACAGATATAATTAACGTTACGCTAAGTACAAATGGGACAGATCGGGTTAACAAGTTGGCAAAACTTATAAAA AGATATTACAAAACAATGTTAGAGGCAGAAGGAAGATTTCATGGAAGTGTATGGcacaaagctgaaaatttagatatgCATTTGATGTGGTACTTTTCATCGGCAACCTTCTACTCAATGACTTTATTCTCAACAATTGGTTATGGTACAATATCTTGTCAAACAGTATGGGGAAGAACATTATCCATGATTTATGCGTCGATTGGCCTGCCCATTATGCTAGTAGTGCTTGGTGACATTGGTGAATGGTTTCAGAAGATATTGACAAATGGCTACATATTTCTTCTTCTGAAATACAA GAAACTTCGGAAGCAGCCTGTTAACCGTAAGAAGAACGAAATATTGCTTCCAATGTGGCTTGCACTGTTTCTTGTACTGGCATACATTTTGATTTGCACACTTactataaaaatgtttgaccATAATGAAGGCAACAAACCGG gaatcgGTTTCTTCGATGCGTTTTATTTCACATTCATCAGCTTGACAACAATTGGATTGGGTGATGTCATGCCTTACAATATTCAG tattcTCCATTCCTGGCGGCTGCGTTCCTGTTGGGTCTTGCACTCATTTCTATCGTGAATACATCAATCTATGCTCAGTTGTACCAGATGTTCTTTAACATGATTAATTCTGTTGAAGATCAATTGGACAGAATTCACAGTTCTAATCACAAGGGGCCGGGTTACAAAGTTTTTCAC gatatGGAACCGGTGTTTAGAATGTTGGTCTGCACTTTCCCTCCGTCACATCCCCAAACTCGAATCAAATTTGCCGCCGTTGTTCGTGACTCGTTCAGAAGAGATAAAGAAAAGAAGCGGGAAAGCAACACGAGTgac CAAATTAAATTGCGAACAAGAACCGAATCGGATATACCAGCACACGATGGATTCCACCTGTGGATGACCAAACGAGCAAAGAAGCGTCAGATGGAGCAAGAGAACGAGGACTTGCATGCTGCCAGAAGACGTGCACCAACTTTAGGAGCATTTGGTGGATTTGATATGAATCTTTTCAa ACGCGGACGCTCGAATACTTCGCCGTTTGAGAAGAATGACTCGGAGGAAACGGAGGAGAGTGATGTGGAGTGA